The genomic region CCATACAAAAGCAAGAAGGACAACGATAGTGCTGTTGGATATAAACCTCGATCATCCGCGCGACCAGCTCGAATGGATCGGGAGAGTAGACCAAACGGGCGCCGCTGTCCTTATCGATGCTTTTGACCAAATCGGGGATCCGTTCGGTGATGCCGCCGCTGCCTTGAAGTACGCCAATGAGTTTGCCCTCGTCGTAGGCGATGGCGAATTCGCCAAGGGTGCCCGAACGTCCGCCAATGATGACGACCATGTCGCTGGAGCGGATATTGGTCACTTCGCGTCCCATCAAGCCGCTGCCTGTATAGACGATGACATCGTAGGCGTCGGCCGGAGAGCGGTATTGGAGCAAGTGTTCATCCAGGCTCAGGGCCGGCGAAATGCCGACGGAGGTGCCGCCGTGTTGCTGGGCTCCCCGTGCGCACTCGTAGGGTAGACCAGGGCAGGCGCCGGTGATTAAGATAAACCCTCGTTCAGCGATGGCTTTTCCGAGGCTGAACGCTTTCTCACTCACTTCCAATAGCGTCGCGTCGCTTGCCGAACCCATGACGCCAACGGTTAGTCGCATGGCCGGAACCTTGTCCGCGAAAAGTTGGGGCTGAGCCACGAATCGATCCCGACAGCCCGGCGAACAGAAATAGTACAGCTTGCCGCCATATTCCACGGTGGCTCCTGCCTCGCGCGGAGTAAACTTCATCATACAAACGGAGTCTTGAACCATCTTGATCTCCTATTTCAGAAATACTGCCAATGCTGCATGGGTTTTCCCATAATATACTCCCTAGTGATTACCGGCTTCTTCAGACCTTCAGGATACGGAGATGGGGTTTCAGAACTGATTTCATGACGGTTTCCTAGTTGATTTGAATGTAGTCAGTTTAAACGGTTGTTCCTTACGGGAGGCTGACCGAGACATTACATTTCCGTAATTTTCCGGGGCCTAGTCAGTGCTTATACGCCGTGCTTGTGGGCATGCGGTTTCGTGGCGTGAGTGTGTGCGGCGCCGGACTTGCTTTCCATTTCGGCTCCGTGCTCCTCCAGACCGCCATGGGCATGCCCATCGCTTGCTTCGACCAGCCGGCGATACTCTTCCGGTGAAAGATCCGGCATGATCTTGAGGAAAGCCGTCAGATCCCATATCGCCTCATCTTCCATGCCGCCTTTCGACCAGGCCGGCATGCCGGACGCCTTGACACCGTGTTTGATGATCCAGAACCGGCGGGCATCCGTCCGGTCGGAATCGTCGGCATTTGCAGGTTTGGAGAGATTCGGCGGGAGCGGATAGAGGCCTTTTCGTATTTCGGAATCTTCGATGCCGGGTGAGAGGTGGCAGTTCGCGCACATGGCGTCGTAGTTACCGGCGCCCCGGCGAATCCGTCCGGCATCGGACAAGTCGTCCGGTGGAACGATGGCGGCGGCCCGGCGTACAATAGACTGTTCCCGCGCCCACTCAATGAGGCGGTAGACGGCGGGGCTGTGGGGTGTATCGGCCGCCATATCGATCGCTCCGGCCTGGAGCAGGCCAATCACCGCTAGGGCGCCGAGGCTAAGGACACCTAATATGCTCAGCATAATTGTTTTCATGGAAAGTTCTCGCAGATTGTCTGAACGTGTATTCTACGGTCCCCAGTTAACAGGAAACTGACGCGTAGATTACTTTTATGTAATCTTCGAGACTGGAATCCTGCTGCCAGTATAGAATGAGGGCATTCCGGGACAAATTACGCGTGAGAGTTAAGATGAAAATCCTGATCGTGGAGGACGAACCTAAAATCGGGGATTATCTAAAGCAGGGTCTGAAGGAGGTCGGCTTCATCGTCGATTTAACGCGGGATGGGCAGGATGGCTTGCATTTGGCGCTAACAGAAGCTTACGACTTGGCAATTTTGGATGTGATGCTGCCGGGTATCGACGGGTGGCAACTGCTGCAAGGTATCCGCAGAGCGGGAAAAGACATGCCGGTACTTTTTCTCACGGCTCGCGACAGTGTGGATGATCGGGTCAAGGGACTTGAACTCGAGGCGGACGATTACTTAGTGAAACCTTTTGCCTTTGCGGAGCTACTGGCCCGTGTCCGAACCCTTCTCAGGCGCGGGACGGTGGCCAAAGAGTCCGAGTTTCTGAGAGTCGCCGACCTTGAACTCGACCTGATGCGGCGCCGGGTAACCCGATCCGGTAAGAAGATCAATTTAGCATCCAAGGAATTCGCTTTATTGGAACTCCTTTTGCGGCGCCAAGGCGAGGTGCTTCCCCGTTCCCTGATCGCCTCCCAAATCTGGGACATGAACTTCGACAGCGATACCAACGTGATCGAGGTTGCTATCCGGCGCCTGAGAGCCAAAGTGGATGATGATTTTGAGCCAAAACTGATCCACACCGTCCGCGGTATGGGCTACGTGCTGGAGGCGGCTGAATGAGGTTGAGCGTAAGCAAATCCATCACCTTCAAGTTGACTTTGCTCTTCGCGTCGGCTTCGACGACGGTACTCCTGCTGTTGGGGGTGCTGATCGGCTCGCTCGTCGAACGGCATTTTGAAGATTTGGATATGGAATTGCTCGGCGGCAAACTGGAACTTCTCCGCCATTCCGTGGAAAAAGTTCGCTCCAGCCAGGAACTGAAGGCACTACCGACACAATTTCACGATTCCTTGATAGGACATCCCGGTTTGGCGGTAGTCGTCTTGACGCCGGATGGTCAGGCTCTGTATCCAACTGAGGATGCGAAGTTACCCAAAGAGTTACTTGCTGTTGCCAGACAGAAAAACCCTCGCCCGATACTCTGGGTCGATCCTGAGAATCATCGCTATCGCGGCATTGCCGCCGAACTGCCGACTAATCTCGAAGGTGCAGCTTCTGTGGTGGTGGGGGTATCCACCGACCTGTCGCACCACGAGCATTTCATGCACTCGTTTCGGACGGCGTTATGGACGGCCATGGGTCTGGCGGCCCTAATTACCGGCTTTTTGGGGTGGATAGCCGCGCGCCAGGGATTGGCACCCCTTCGGGACATCAGTCGTAGTGCCGCTAGGATTACAGCAAACCATCTCCACCAACGGTTGTCGGCCGACTCCATTCCCGTCGAACTGGCTGAGGTAGCGCTAACCCTGAATGAGATGTTGGCTCGTCTCGAACAATCCTTCCGCCGGCTGACCGATTTTTCCTCGGATATTGCCCACGAGCTACGCACGCCGGTCAGCAATTTGCTGACACAAACTCAGGTTACTCTGTCCAAGACCCGGTCACTCGACGAATACCGGGACATACTGGCTTCCAACGTGGAAGAGTTCGAGCGTTTGTCGCGAATGATTGCCGACATGTTGTTCTTGGCCAAATCGGACAACAATCTCTTAGTTCCCCATCGCGAGAAGGTCGATTTGGTGGCGGAGGTGAAGAGCCTCTCCGACTTTTATGAGGCGTTGGTCGAGGAAAAGGATGTCAGGATGATCTGTTCCGGAAGAGGAGTCGTTTTCGGCGACAGATTGATGCTGCGCAGGGCCGTCAGCAATCTGCTCTCCAATGCAGTGCGTCACACGTCAGAAGGAGGAAAAATAGAGGTTCGTGTTGATAATTCCCGCGGCTCGACCGTCGTTATGTCGGTAAAAAACACGGGGGAAACCATTGCCCCTGAGCATTTGTCAAGGCTGTTCGACCGTTTCTACCGGGTGCATGGCTCACGGGAGCGTTTTGGTGAAGGCGCAGGACTCGGTTTGGCGATCACACGTTCTATTGCGCAAGCGCATGGCGGTGAGGCTTTAGTTCATTCGGAGGACGGCTCCACAACGTTTGAGATTCGGCTTCCGGTTAATGCGGATCTATAGAACTGCTTCCGTCCGCATCGGTATCCCTGAGTGGTGAAACAAAGTCAATATTGTCGGGAGGGCAGTTCGTGGCCGTCCTCTCTATTCTCTGTCCTCAACTGCGCTTACTTAGCTTATTCAGGAATGCTGTTTAATAATGCGTCAACTGCGACTGAAATAGCTTTATCGCCACTTCCGTCATTTACTAATACTCCAAATATCCCACCATCTCCGACCAGACAAATAACTGTGTCCCGCCATAGGAGTAAATCCTTCTCCTTGTCATATAAAAAGCCTGATGCTTCCACCTTGTCGGTGTTGCCATCCACATTTAGATCAATAAGGGCTAAGACCATTATCCAGCGTGCTTCTGGCGGGCCGAGGCGTTTTATCAAGGCAGGGTCAGCGGCCCGTAGATTATCGCCCCTCAATGCAGCGGTCTCGCGCGAAGTACCACTCAGGACTACAGCGTATCCTTTCCTCTTGAGGATCGTTGCCGCCTCTCCACGCAATTGATCTTCGAGATTTGCCTCGACATTCTTATCAATTCGCGCATCAACAGCTGGCAATAGCGTAATCTGACCTATGAATTCAGGCTTAAATTCGGAAGCCCGATAGAATGCTGGCTGGGTAACCGCACATCCCTCCAGCAATAAAAGTACGCCGACTAAAGTGATTATGATCAATTTATGCCAATGGATAGTCATGATTCCCTCCTCTATGCTTGGGTCACGCGGGTTTTGCAATTTTTTGCATTATTTGGTGGTTGTCCCCAAACTTACAAAGTGCCTCACAGTGCTGCTGAAGTTCTGAAAATAAAATGTATTTGATTGGGGTTTTGATTTGCCTAATCGAAGGGCGTGAGAGTTGTAAAACTACATCCTTTTCTCTACTGTCAGGTACAACTAAATAAAAAGTTTCATTGCCGGTAGCAATGGAATAAGAAAGATCGGTCAGTCGTAAAATTCCCGAATAAATACTGGTGCTTTTTTCAACTTCAAAGGCACAAATCACATTATTTGTCCCTTTCTCAAACCATAACACATCTATCAATCTTATAGTACTGGCAGTTTCCTTATCACAATTGATAGCCGGATATTTATCGGGACTC from Methylosarcina fibrata AML-C10 harbors:
- a CDS encoding SLOG cluster 4 domain-containing protein; translation: MVQDSVCMMKFTPREAGATVEYGGKLYYFCSPGCRDRFVAQPQLFADKVPAMRLTVGVMGSASDATLLEVSEKAFSLGKAIAERGFILITGACPGLPYECARGAQQHGGTSVGISPALSLDEHLLQYRSPADAYDVIVYTGSGLMGREVTNIRSSDMVVIIGGRSGTLGEFAIAYDEGKLIGVLQGSGGITERIPDLVKSIDKDSGARLVYSPDPFELVARMIEVYIQQHYRCPSCFCMERADRQPAERGVIAQES
- a CDS encoding c-type cytochrome, translated to MLSILGVLSLGALAVIGLLQAGAIDMAADTPHSPAVYRLIEWAREQSIVRRAAAIVPPDDLSDAGRIRRGAGNYDAMCANCHLSPGIEDSEIRKGLYPLPPNLSKPANADDSDRTDARRFWIIKHGVKASGMPAWSKGGMEDEAIWDLTAFLKIMPDLSPEEYRRLVEASDGHAHGGLEEHGAEMESKSGAAHTHATKPHAHKHGV
- a CDS encoding heavy metal response regulator transcription factor — translated: MKILIVEDEPKIGDYLKQGLKEVGFIVDLTRDGQDGLHLALTEAYDLAILDVMLPGIDGWQLLQGIRRAGKDMPVLFLTARDSVDDRVKGLELEADDYLVKPFAFAELLARVRTLLRRGTVAKESEFLRVADLELDLMRRRVTRSGKKINLASKEFALLELLLRRQGEVLPRSLIASQIWDMNFDSDTNVIEVAIRRLRAKVDDDFEPKLIHTVRGMGYVLEAAE
- a CDS encoding heavy metal sensor histidine kinase, which encodes MRLSVSKSITFKLTLLFASASTTVLLLLGVLIGSLVERHFEDLDMELLGGKLELLRHSVEKVRSSQELKALPTQFHDSLIGHPGLAVVVLTPDGQALYPTEDAKLPKELLAVARQKNPRPILWVDPENHRYRGIAAELPTNLEGAASVVVGVSTDLSHHEHFMHSFRTALWTAMGLAALITGFLGWIAARQGLAPLRDISRSAARITANHLHQRLSADSIPVELAEVALTLNEMLARLEQSFRRLTDFSSDIAHELRTPVSNLLTQTQVTLSKTRSLDEYRDILASNVEEFERLSRMIADMLFLAKSDNNLLVPHREKVDLVAEVKSLSDFYEALVEEKDVRMICSGRGVVFGDRLMLRRAVSNLLSNAVRHTSEGGKIEVRVDNSRGSTVVMSVKNTGETIAPEHLSRLFDRFYRVHGSRERFGEGAGLGLAITRSIAQAHGGEALVHSEDGSTTFEIRLPVNADL